The segment CGATGCAAGTAGCCGCTTTTTAACACGAGTGGGAATTAATCGCCGTCGCGCCACTGCGGAAGAAGAAATCCTTTACAGCGTACAAGTTTTGAATGAGTCTTTCTTGAAAAATACTAAGACAGATGAATGGGATAAATTTGTTTTTCGGAGTTTTGTTGTAGTTTCCAATGAATCTTTAGCTGAAGAATTGCAAAGATTTATCGAAAGAAATCCCTTGAACTTTCGCATTGGTGGTTCGGCTTCTAGAGGTTTAGGCAAAGTCAAAATTGAAGTTAGCAAAGGACAATCACCAGCGAAAAGCATTAAATCTCGAATTGATGAGTTTAACGAAGCCTTAAAAAATAGATGGAATCTTTGGGCTATTTTTGGTCAACCTCAAGACGATTTATTAACAGGTCGAGTTTATTTTACTCTTGATTTACAATCTGATGCCATTCTTACCGAAAACTGGCAACGCACAACGGTAGTTTCTGCCGAGATGTTGAAGAACTTTACCAAAGTTGATTCATCTCTAGAAATGCACGTTGCTTACAGCAGCTATGAATATCGTTCTGGCTGGAACTCTGCTTGGGGGTTGATGAAAGATGTGGAACTTGTCACTACAAAAGGTTCTGTGTATTTGTTTAGTACAACAGAAGCAGAAAAATGGTATGCAGCGTTAGAGGATTTGGAAAGTCAAGGAATAGGCGATCGCACCT is part of the Aulosira sp. FACHB-615 genome and harbors:
- the csx10 gene encoding CRISPR-associated RAMP protein Csx10, with the translated sequence MTRLELTITALSPLAPGRQKPGGSVSEVENYISGSVLRGAIAYQILQLSGQQSANLAEDGGNFQSLFLGENPAIFGNAYPAVAKIDDKSIVVNQSIKVLPATAVSSKTNPGFTSSRGAHGVFDTLIDAFCATAYNQPYDPSDPKAIAEGTNPQVETYNSFYSKIDNKYYSHDASSRFLTRVGINRRRATAEEEILYSVQVLNESFLKNTKTDEWDKFVFRSFVVVSNESLAEELQRFIERNPLNFRIGGSASRGLGKVKIEVSKGQSPAKSIKSRIDEFNEALKNRWNLWAIFGQPQDDLLTGRVYFTLDLQSDAILTENWQRTTVVSAEMLKNFTKVDSSLEMHVAYSSYEYRSGWNSAWGLMKDVELVTTKGSVYLFSTTEAEKWYAALEDLESQGIGDRTCEGFGQVEVCNEFHQVFRENAK